In Phormidium yuhuli AB48, one genomic interval encodes:
- a CDS encoding HNH endonuclease → MARPWISEQIQATVRQRAKGLCEYCHASEQWQYVQFTIDHIIPLAEGGSSDLNNLALACFHCNRRKGRYQDAIDPESGQTVALFNPRQDRWLDHFRWSDDCLRIMGMTPTGRATVAALALNRERILAIRAADYEIGRHPPLDDR, encoded by the coding sequence ATGGCTCGTCCCTGGATTTCTGAACAGATACAAGCAACGGTTAGGCAACGCGCCAAAGGGCTGTGTGAATATTGTCATGCTTCAGAACAGTGGCAATATGTACAATTTACCATCGATCACATTATTCCTTTAGCAGAAGGGGGTTCTAGCGATCTGAATAATTTGGCGCTGGCCTGTTTTCACTGCAATCGTCGGAAAGGACGCTATCAAGATGCGATCGATCCAGAATCAGGGCAAACGGTCGCTTTATTTAATCCCAGACAGGATCGATGGCTGGATCATTTTCGCTGGTCTGACGATTGTTTAAGGATTATGGGCATGACTCCCACTGGACGAGCAACGGTGGCAGCACTAGCCTTGAATCGGGAACGCATCCTGGCCATTCGAGCCGCCGATTACGAAATTGGGCGACACCCACCCTTGGACGATAGATAA
- a CDS encoding NACHT domain-containing protein: protein MIQINYSPPNCTAKSQRRKTRQYLEKIAAQAKDNWVKIAQQELTQQRYPDLREAQLDQFLTPQEYQLTQQGNLTATEWGDIFIRLNMAACKRGNLTQQQAFFTDISGRIDSGFAEVCQRLGVMETQITQLLQGLESTLESLVAEIRSHFDAANPHLSLAEWRPIAELMLAERQALTANPAFKRVDVYVPLALVERRQVKERKPGLSRENPEQEREEESMTPIAEDEFFDRVLRQGKSPKSQGRRIAVIGEPGSGKTTRLQAIADWILAEHLGIPIWIELAQFTELTLVDYLEKWLKSAGVEGAMSSLQDHKEYLWLLMDGEYERVARIEQPQVSQLLTGWVGLGRAIITCRVNVWEADQNAFSGFDVYRNLPFEAEQMETFIRRFFAQSD, encoded by the coding sequence ATGATACAGATTAACTATTCCCCACCCAACTGCACCGCCAAATCACAGCGCCGCAAAACCCGCCAATATCTGGAAAAAATCGCCGCCCAAGCCAAGGACAACTGGGTCAAAATTGCCCAACAGGAGCTCACCCAGCAACGCTACCCCGACCTGCGAGAAGCCCAACTCGACCAATTCCTTACCCCCCAAGAATACCAACTCACCCAACAAGGCAACCTCACCGCTACCGAATGGGGTGATATTTTTATCCGCCTCAACATGGCAGCCTGTAAAAGGGGAAACCTCACCCAGCAACAGGCATTTTTTACCGATATTTCCGGCAGGATTGATTCCGGTTTTGCAGAAGTCTGTCAACGGTTGGGGGTGATGGAAACCCAGATAACTCAGTTGTTGCAAGGTCTGGAAAGCACCCTCGAAAGTTTGGTGGCAGAAATTCGATCGCATTTTGATGCCGCTAACCCCCATCTTTCCTTAGCAGAATGGCGACCCATTGCCGAGTTAATGCTGGCTGAACGACAGGCATTAACGGCTAATCCGGCATTTAAGCGGGTGGATGTCTATGTGCCGTTGGCATTGGTGGAACGTCGCCAAGTTAAGGAACGGAAACCGGGGCTAAGTCGGGAAAATCCAGAGCAAGAACGGGAAGAAGAGAGCATGACTCCCATCGCCGAGGATGAGTTTTTCGATCGGGTTTTGCGGCAGGGGAAAAGTCCGAAAAGTCAGGGGCGACGGATTGCGGTGATTGGCGAACCGGGGTCAGGAAAAACGACGCGATTACAGGCGATCGCCGATTGGATCTTGGCAGAACATCTCGGCATCCCGATTTGGATTGAGTTGGCACAATTTACCGAACTGACTCTGGTGGATTATCTGGAAAAGTGGCTCAAGTCGGCGGGAGTTGAAGGGGCAATGTCTTCTCTGCAAGACCATAAAGAGTATCTCTGGTTATTGATGGATGGCGAGTATGAAAGGGTAGCTCGGATTGAACAGCCCCAGGTGTCCCAGTTATTAACCGGGTGGGTGGGGTTAGGACGGGCAATTATTACCTGTCGGGTGAATGTCTGGGAAGCCGATCAAAATGCCTTTTCGGGGTTTGATGTGTATCGTAATTTACCCTTTGAGGCGGAGCAGATGGAAACCTTTATCCGGCGATTTTTTGCCCAGAGTGATTAA
- a CDS encoding type II toxin-antitoxin system VapC family toxin — protein MKYLYDTNIFIDYLAEETAILPFFSESFLRQNEVIISCIVRIELLSFPELSNEEEAVITDLLMQFEQVPLLPQIEDRTIQLRRHHRLKLPDALIAATALHGSACVMTRNVDDFKRVLDLTLCNPFEEVKEGNDTD, from the coding sequence CAACATCTTTATTGACTACTTGGCTGAAGAAACAGCAATATTGCCATTTTTCTCAGAATCATTTCTCAGACAAAATGAAGTGATTATTTCCTGCATTGTGCGAATTGAGTTGCTGAGTTTCCCAGAATTATCCAATGAGGAAGAAGCGGTCATTACTGATTTGTTGATGCAGTTTGAACAAGTCCCCCTACTGCCCCAAATTGAAGATCGCACCATTCAATTACGGCGACATCACCGCCTCAAACTTCCCGATGCCCTGATTGCGGCAACTGCATTACACGGCTCTGCTTGTGTGATGACTAGAAATGTGGATGATTTCAAGCGCGTGCTTGATTTAACATTGTGCAATCCCTTTGAAGAGGTGAAGGAGGGTAATGATACAGATTAA